The Mauremys reevesii isolate NIE-2019 linkage group 1, ASM1616193v1, whole genome shotgun sequence genome has a segment encoding these proteins:
- the LOC120403919 gene encoding uncharacterized protein LOC120403919 has product MLRAHPGLRLPTFQSQAPPPKGSTHHKEKREAEEGRGSPAPASSSSRQRVLRELPAAVGGSWSMASRYGGKRRERGMTCSRRSYKPVLHQRTRPELGGSPLQTAWRRIEWGGERSRKRRRMCSRTCFHFFRQRTEMLRILVDLQVQQSCVRLPLQPIEISILGPLYTPVYIPCNLSGQSTMLTTPPRETLKTITASHIVTCESHC; this is encoded by the exons ATGTTGAGGGCTCATCCAGGCCTCCGGCTGCCAACTTTCCAGAGCCAAGCACCCCCACCCAAAGGCTCAACTCACCATAAAGAGAagagggaggctgaagagggaCGTGGCTCTCCTgctcctgccagcagcagctcgAGGCAAAGagttctcagggagcttcctgcagccgtgGGAGGTTCCTGGAG CATGGCATCCAGAtacggaggaaaaagaagagaacGTGGGATGACATGTTCCAGGAGATCCTATAAGCCAGTCCTGCATCAGAGAACGAGACCAGAGCTTGGAGGATCACCcttgcagacagcctggagaaggatagagtggggaggagaaaggagcaggaaaaggagaaggaTGTGTAGCAGGACATGCTTTCACTTTTTCAGACAGAGAACAGAGATGCTGCGGATTTTGGTGGATCTGCAGGTTCAACAATCCTGTGTTCGCCTCCCTCTTCAGCCTATAGAGATCTCAATATTAGGACCTCTCTATACCCCCGTCTACATTCCATGTAACCTCAGCGGTCAGAGCACCATGCTTACCACTCCACCCAGAGAGACTTTAAAGACAATCACAGCTTCACATATCGTGACCTGTGAAAGCCATTGCTGA